Genomic window (Haloferax sp. Atlit-12N):
AGGCGGTCGTCATTCCGCGGTGGTTCTGGACCTGCCCGCGGATGTTGTTGCCGTACTCGAAGGCGATTGCGCCCGCGTCCTGCAGGTCGAGGATGGCCTGCACGTGGCGCTCCATCGTGTCGAGGCTGGCGTCGACGTAGGCTTCGGGGTCGTCCTCGCGGAGCCGGTCGGCCTCCGCGACGGTGTAGCCGCTCGGGTAGTAGCCTTCGAGTTCGTCGTGGGCGCTGGTCTGGTCGGTGACCACGTCCGGAATCTCGTCGCGCGCGAGCAGTTCTTCGAGCATGTCGGCGGCGTTCATCTGGACGCCGACGCTGTAGGGTTCGCCCGCGTCGATGGCGGCCTTCGCGTTTTCGAGCGCCTCGTCCAGCGAGTCGGCGAACTCCATCAGGTAGTCCGTCTCGACCCGGCGCTCGATGCGGTCGGCCTGCACCTCGGCGGCGATGCAGACCCCGTGGTTCATCGTCACCGCGAGGGGCTGTGCGCCGCTCATGCCGCCGAGGCCGCCGGTGACGACGAGTTTGCCTCGAAGGTCGGCGTCGTAGTGCTGGCGGGCGAGTTCGGCCAGCGTCTCGTAGGTGCCCTGAATGATTCCTTGCGTGCCGATGTACGCCCACGACCCGGCGGTCATCTGGCCGTACATGATTTTCCCTTCGGCCTCCAGTTCGTGGAAGTGCTCCCAGTCGTCCCAGCGGCCGACGAGGTTGGAGTTGGCGATAAGGACGCGCGGGGCGCGCTCGTGGGTCGGGAACTTCCCGACCGGCTTGCCCGACTGGACGAGGAGCGTCTCGTCGTCGTCGAGGTCGCGGAGTTCGGCGAGAATCGCGTCGTAGGCGTCCCACGAGCGGGCGGCGCGGCCGGTCCCGCCGTAAACGACGAGGTCCTCGGGGCGCTCGGCCACCTCGGGGTCGAGGTTGTTGTTGAGCATCCGGAGCGCCGCCTCCTGTCGCCACCCCTTGCACTCGATGTCCGTCCCGGTGGGCGCGCCCTGGTACGCGCGCCACTCGTCGCTCGGGTCGCCGAGTCGGTCCCGACGCGCCGACGATTGCTGGTCGTGCATACCATAGACTTCGGGCGCGAGACGGGTAGCGATTCCCCCACCACACGGTGCGTGGTTTATATGTGCACGCCGAACCACAGTCCGCGCATGTACGAGGCGAGCCTCCGAATCAGGGACGACAGCGCCTACGCGGCGGCGACGGCGGGCAACGCCGCGAGCGTCGAACTGTGGTGCAACGAACACTGCGACATGCTCCACGTGAGCGGCGGGGTCGGAAGCGACGTGCTCGACCGCGTCGGCGACACCGTCGGCGTAGCGGCGTCGGTCGAGCGCGGCGACGAACTCGTCGTCGTCACCGCAGACTGTCTCCGAGACCACGAGATAGACCACATCGAAGGCTACGTGCGGAGACACGGCCTGCTCCTCGTGCCGCCGCTTCGCTACCGCGACGGGGCCAAAGTGTGCCGCCTGCTCGCCGTCTCCGCCGACGACCTGACGGCGTGCTTCCGCGACCTCGTGGACAGCGGCTTCGACGTGAGCGTCGAGTCCAAGCGCGCGGTGTCGTTCGCCAGCGGGAGCGGCCCGCTTTTGGCCCCCGCCGACGCGATGCCCGCGCTCACCGGCCGCCAGCGCGAGGCGCTCCGACTGGCCCACGCCGGCGGCTACTACGACCTCCCGCGCGGCATCGAGACCGCGACCATCGCCGACGAGATGGGCGTCTCGCGGCGCACCGCCGAGGAACACCTGCGCCGGGCGGAGCGAAAAGTGATGGACTCGGTCGCGCAGTACGTGCTGTAAGGCTCAGTCGCCGGCGGGCGCGGCTTTCAGTTCCAGCGTGTAGCCGAACGGGTCGGTGACGTACACCGCGGGCGCGACGCCCGTCGCCCCGAGGGGTTCGAGCTGGCGGTCGATTTCGACGCCCGCCGCTTCGAGGTGGTCCCGGAGTTCGTCGATGTCGTGGGCGAACTCGATGGCGACGTGGTCGAAGGCGGTCCCAGCCGGCGGTTCGAAGTCCTCGGCCGGCCGGAGGTGGATGACGCTCGCCGGGGTGAGTCGCACGGAGAAGAAGGGCTTTTCGCCCGGCTCGTACAGGTCGCGGTTCTCGATGTCGAAGCCGAGCGCGTCGCGGTAGAACTCGACTGCGGCGTCGAGGCCGTCGGCGGGGATGCGGAGGTTCACGTGGTCGATTGCCGTCGCGTCCATGCTCGAATCGTCGCGACTGTGGGTGGTAAAAATTTGTGCGGCGGCCATCGAGGTCAGAGGGGAGTTCCGAACTCAATTGAGTAAACTATATTGTGTTTAAAACTGTAAAATTTTTAGAAATTGTGAAATTTGTGAAAATTGTAGCAGTTCATGCGGATTGGTAGCCATTCCAGAGCATAACATCGCCTTCGTAAAACCTAAAAGTAAACTCTATAGGGTTTATTTATTCATAGCTCGACGTTCAGAACCGCGACACCGACAACCGGAACCGACGTTCCGCAATCGTAACCCATTGGTAGCAGGTCGGTGTACGGAGGGTGTGAACCAACAGCCGACATCCGACGAGCGCTTGCTTGCGGGCTACCCGGGTCGGATGTTAGTCACCGTGTCGCTGGCGTGGGCGGTCCTCCAGACGGGTCGGTTTCTCTTGTCGCCGCTGCTGCCGACTATCATCGAGGAGCTCCAGATAACGGAGGCGACCGCCGGCATCGCACTGGCGCTGTTTCAGGGCGTCTACGCCATCACGCAGTACCCCGGCGGTGAGTACTCCGACCGGTGGACGCGAACGACGCTCATCGTCCCCGGACTGGGCATCCTCGTCCTCGGGTTCGCCACGTTCGGCCTCGCCGGCGGACTCGCAGGCTTCGTCGCCGCCGCGGTCATCACGGGACTCGGGAAAGGGCTGTTCGCCATCCCCTCGCGGGCGCTCCTATCAGACCTGTTCGTCGAACGCCGCGGCCGGGCGCTCGGCCTCTACGCCGCCGGCACCGACCTCGGCGGCCTCGTCTCGTCGGGGCTCGCCATCCTCGCGCTGACCTACGCGACGTGGCGGACGCCGTTCCTGCCGGTCGCCGTCGCCCTCGCCGGACTCACCGTCCTCTACGCGTTCTGGTCGAGAGACGGCTACGCCGTGGGGTCGCCCGAACTCCACGTTTCGGGGACGCTCCGACGCCTCTTCGCCAGCGCGGAACAGCGCCGGACGCTCCTCGCGTTCGGGCTGTTTTACTTCATGGTCGGCGGCTTCATCAACTTCTTTCCGACCTACCTCATCGAGGCGAAAGGTTTCGACCAGCAGTTGGCGAGCGCGACGTTCGCCATCGTCTTCGCCGTCGGCATCACCATCAAGCCCGTCGCCGGCGGCCTGAGCGACCGGTTCCGACGCGAATCAATCGCCGTCGTCGGGATGCTCGCGGCCGCGGGGGCGCTCGCCGTCCTCTCGGCCGTGGAGGCGCGCCCGCTCATCTACGTCTCCGTCGTCGCGCTCGCGGCCGGCTACAAGACGGAGTTCCCCCTCGCGGACGCCATCATCATGGACAACGCGCCCGACGCCGACCGCGGAGCCGACCTCGGGGCCGCGCGGGCGCTGTTCCTCGGCGCGAACGCGCTGGGGCCGGCCTACGTCGGCATCGTCGCCACCTACGCGAGCTACGTCGCCGCGTTCGCGGGGCTCGCGGTCTGTCTCGTCGTCGCCGCCGGACTCCTCTACTGGGACGCGCGCAAGCGGTGACCGGTCGTTCGGAGCGTGAAAATCGTGGAAAACAGCCGTCTCGAAATGGCGTTCGCGGGTGCCTCTGTGCGGTCGTCGGTCGATGCGGCGGAAGCGGTATGACGTCGAGCCGAGTGCCTACTCAGTCGTCGAGTTTCGCTTTCGTGTAGGCTTTCAATCCCCCCTGTTCGACGAGCGATTGGAGGAACTCGGGGACGCCTCCGCCTCGTAGGTCTCGTCTCGTGGTGAACCGAGTCGACAGAACGTGGAGTGAAATCACACACTTACGCTTGTAACGCCGATTCAGGAGAGCCGATTCCGACAGCGGTAACACGGGGCGACGGCCTCGCGAGTCAGCGGCTTCGAGGTGGTTCGTTTTTCCAGCGAATATATAAGAAATCCATATACAGTTTGTAATTTGATAATTCACTTCATTACTGACGTCGAAACGCGAAGAGAGTTGGCAGTCAACCGTAGTAACACCACTGTGGACCGGCCGAGAGAGTGCCTTTGGTACCCTGAGTGAACTGTGCTTTTCAGCCCCAAACGAATATTTTTATGGCGTTATGTTCACAACGTCATCGCCGAACTGTCCCGAACAGTTGGCGCTGAACGTCCGTTCGACTCGATTTATCACGCAACCATTTATTGTCTGGTTCATATATCAGTACATCAGATTATTGAATAACGTATCAGATCAGTATTGATATATCAGGTGTGACTCCAGCGACTGCCGAGAGGGGACGTGGCAGCGGTCGAGAGCGCCGCCGCTCGGGGCGGTCGGCTACGCCGGGGGACCGCGCGTGACCCGGTTGCCGGCCGCGGAGTGAGTCAGTCGGCCATCGGGGCCTGCAACTCGCGTTCGGCCTCCTCGTCGACTTCGACGGGGCCCTCGGCGAAGACGACGCCGTGAGCGCCCTCTCGTTCCTTCGCGCTCGCCGCGACACGGACGAACGACGCCTTCTCGCGGGCGTCCGGGATAGTGTGACCGCCGCAGTAACTCACACCCGAGCGAACTCCACCGAGGAACTCCTCAACGAGCGGTTCGACCGGTCCCTTGTGGGGCGTGAGCGCCTCGACGCCCTCGCCGGCGTCCACGTCGCTCTGTTTGTCGTCGCGGTCGTCTGCGGCCTCCGTGGAGGCCATCCCACGGGAGCGCTTGTACGTCTCGCCGTCGACCTCGACGACCTGACCCGGTGCCTCGTCGGTCCCGGCGAAGAAACTGCCCATCATGACGGTGTCCGCGCCGGCCATGAGCGCCTTCGCGGCGTCGCCGGAGGTCCGAATCCCCCCGTCGGCCATGACGTGGATACCGAGGTCGTGCGCCCGCTCGGCACACTCCGAGACAGCCGTGAGCTGCGGATAGCCCGCGCCCGCGACCTCGCGAGTCGTACAGTGCGACCCCGGCCCGACGCCGACTTTCACGCAGCCCGCGCCGGCCTCCCAGAGGTCTTCGACGGCCGCCGGCGTGACGACATTACCCGCGACGATTTCGGGGTCGAACTCGTCGCGAATCCGCGCGACCGCGTCCAGACACCGCTCCATGTGGCCGTGGGCGATGTCCATGACGATAGCGTCCGCGCCGGCGTCGAGGAGCGCCTCGGTCCGGTCGAGGTAGTCTTCGTTGATACCGACCGCGCCCGAGACGGTCCCGCCCGCGTCGGCGACGCGGCGGACCTGTTCGGCCTGCCCGTCAACGTCGAGGAAGCGGTGGACGACGCCGAGGCCGCCGAGCCCGGAGAGCGTCTCCGCGAGGTCCGCTTCGGTGACGGTGTCCATGGCCGCGCTGACGAGCGGCGTGTCGAGGCGCAAGCCCGGCGTCACGTTGGTCGAGAGGTCCACGTCGCTCCGGCTGTCGACCGGGGAGCGCTGTGGAACCAGCAATACGTCTCCGTAAGAGAGTCCTGTGCGAATCTCCATCGTAACCCTCCACAGCCGAAGGGTGGAACGGTAATAACGCCCACGAACGCGGTTCGCCTCGCCGCGGAACGAAACTATTACGCGCTGGCGCTCGTCTGTTCACTAACACACGGCGCCGCGTCTCGTGCGAATCACCAACCCATCGTAACCCCAAGACATTCGCCGTTCGCGGGCCGTGTGGCTCGAACCGTCCGGGAGCGACAGCGTCGCGAGGGAGCGAAGTATCGGACTCGAACCTGGGCCGGAGTTCGCAAGCGTTTTGTCAGACTGATAGTGACAGATAGTTGCCGTACCGACCGCACCACCTCGAGTCGGTACCGGTAGGTGGAACAGAGGCAACCCACAGCGTCGCGATTGGTCCTCGCCTCGCACTCACTTCCCGGACCGAAGGAATTTCTTCCGGGCAGTTCCTTACGCAGGTATGCAGACTGTCATTCTCGCCGCCGGCCGCGGCACCCGGATGCGTCCGCTCACGGACCGCCGACCCAAGCCGATGCTCCCCGTGGCCGACCGGCCGCTCGTCGCGCACACCGCCGACGCCGCCGTCGCGGCCGGCGCGACGGACATCACGCTCGTCGTCGGCTACGAGGCCGATGACGTGCGCGACTACTTCGGTGACGAGCGCGGCGGTATCCCGGTCGAGTTCGCCGTGCAGTCGGAACAGCGCGGAACGGCCGACGCGGTCCGCGCCGCGGCCCCTCATCTCGACCCCGACGAACCGTTCGTCGTCCTCAACGGTGACGCGCTGTACGACGTGCCGTCGCTTTCGACACTGTACGAGGGAACGCCCGCAGTCGGGTCGTTCCGCGTCGACGACCCGAGTTCCTACGGCGTCCTCGACACCGACGACGAGGGCTTCGTCACCGGCGTCGTCGAAAAACCTGAGCACCCGCCGTCGGACCTCGTTAACGCCGGTGCGTACGTCTTCCCGGCGGAGGCCCACGGCTGGCTCGATGTGGACGAGAGCGACCGCGGCGAACTCGAACTGACCGACGTACTCGCAGCGACCTGCGAGGCCTACGACGTGCGCGGCGTCGCGTTCGACCGCTGGCTCGACGTGGGCCGACCGTGGGAGCTTCTCGAAGCCAACGAGTGGAAACTCGGCGAACTCGAACCGCGAATCGACGGCGACGTGTCCGAACGCGCCGAACTCGACGGGCCGGTCGTCGTCGAGGAGGGCGCGACGGTTCGCTCCGGAGTGGTCATCGAGGGGCCGGTCCTCGTCCGCAGCGGGGCCACCGTCGGGCCGAACGCCTACGTCCGCGGGCACACGCTCGTCGGCGAGCACGCCAAGGTCGGCCACGCCGTCGAGGTGAAAAAC
Coding sequences:
- a CDS encoding MFS transporter; translation: MLVTVSLAWAVLQTGRFLLSPLLPTIIEELQITEATAGIALALFQGVYAITQYPGGEYSDRWTRTTLIVPGLGILVLGFATFGLAGGLAGFVAAAVITGLGKGLFAIPSRALLSDLFVERRGRALGLYAAGTDLGGLVSSGLAILALTYATWRTPFLPVAVALAGLTVLYAFWSRDGYAVGSPELHVSGTLRRLFASAEQRRTLLAFGLFYFMVGGFINFFPTYLIEAKGFDQQLASATFAIVFAVGITIKPVAGGLSDRFRRESIAVVGMLAAAGALAVLSAVEARPLIYVSVVALAAGYKTEFPLADAIIMDNAPDADRGADLGAARALFLGANALGPAYVGIVATYASYVAAFAGLAVCLVVAAGLLYWDARKR
- a CDS encoding guanosine monophosphate reductase — its product is MEIRTGLSYGDVLLVPQRSPVDSRSDVDLSTNVTPGLRLDTPLVSAAMDTVTEADLAETLSGLGGLGVVHRFLDVDGQAEQVRRVADAGGTVSGAVGINEDYLDRTEALLDAGADAIVMDIAHGHMERCLDAVARIRDEFDPEIVAGNVVTPAAVEDLWEAGAGCVKVGVGPGSHCTTREVAGAGYPQLTAVSECAERAHDLGIHVMADGGIRTSGDAAKALMAGADTVMMGSFFAGTDEAPGQVVEVDGETYKRSRGMASTEAADDRDDKQSDVDAGEGVEALTPHKGPVEPLVEEFLGGVRSGVSYCGGHTIPDAREKASFVRVAASAKEREGAHGVVFAEGPVEVDEEAERELQAPMAD
- the hutU gene encoding urocanate hydratase, with translation MHDQQSSARRDRLGDPSDEWRAYQGAPTGTDIECKGWRQEAALRMLNNNLDPEVAERPEDLVVYGGTGRAARSWDAYDAILAELRDLDDDETLLVQSGKPVGKFPTHERAPRVLIANSNLVGRWDDWEHFHELEAEGKIMYGQMTAGSWAYIGTQGIIQGTYETLAELARQHYDADLRGKLVVTGGLGGMSGAQPLAVTMNHGVCIAAEVQADRIERRVETDYLMEFADSLDEALENAKAAIDAGEPYSVGVQMNAADMLEELLARDEIPDVVTDQTSAHDELEGYYPSGYTVAEADRLREDDPEAYVDASLDTMERHVQAILDLQDAGAIAFEYGNNIRGQVQNHRGMTTAFDFPGFVPAYIRPMFCRGRGPFRWAALSGDPADIHRTDEAIRELFPEHESLMRWIDLAQEQVSFQGLPSRVCWLGYTTDDEGLTERARFALKINDLVASGEVSAPVVVTRDHLDAGSVASPYRETEAMRDGTDAVADWPILNALLNTAAGADIVSVHDGGGVGIGNSLHTNNHVVLDGTDLAAKKARAVFTTDPGMGVIRHADAGYEDALDEATRSNVRIPMRDHDATDRAERADRAAEDGGHATESGESIDRGDE
- the glmU gene encoding bifunctional sugar-1-phosphate nucleotidylyltransferase/acetyltransferase, with the translated sequence MQTVILAAGRGTRMRPLTDRRPKPMLPVADRPLVAHTADAAVAAGATDITLVVGYEADDVRDYFGDERGGIPVEFAVQSEQRGTADAVRAAAPHLDPDEPFVVLNGDALYDVPSLSTLYEGTPAVGSFRVDDPSSYGVLDTDDEGFVTGVVEKPEHPPSDLVNAGAYVFPAEAHGWLDVDESDRGELELTDVLAATCEAYDVRGVAFDRWLDVGRPWELLEANEWKLGELEPRIDGDVSERAELDGPVVVEEGATVRSGVVIEGPVLVRSGATVGPNAYVRGHTLVGEHAKVGHAVEVKNSVLMEGATVGHLSYVGDSLLGRDVNFGAGTKVANLRHDGEPVRQMLKGELVSSGRRKYGVVLGDEVKTGINASLNAGVRIPTGGTVKPGESVLYDRIDDGASSEADGDSPTPDDD
- a CDS encoding VOC family protein, with product MDATAIDHVNLRIPADGLDAAVEFYRDALGFDIENRDLYEPGEKPFFSVRLTPASVIHLRPAEDFEPPAGTAFDHVAIEFAHDIDELRDHLEAAGVEIDRQLEPLGATGVAPAVYVTDPFGYTLELKAAPAGD
- a CDS encoding helix-turn-helix domain-containing protein: MYEASLRIRDDSAYAAATAGNAASVELWCNEHCDMLHVSGGVGSDVLDRVGDTVGVAASVERGDELVVVTADCLRDHEIDHIEGYVRRHGLLLVPPLRYRDGAKVCRLLAVSADDLTACFRDLVDSGFDVSVESKRAVSFASGSGPLLAPADAMPALTGRQREALRLAHAGGYYDLPRGIETATIADEMGVSRRTAEEHLRRAERKVMDSVAQYVL